From the Topomyia yanbarensis strain Yona2022 unplaced genomic scaffold, ASM3024719v1 HiC_scaffold_50, whole genome shotgun sequence genome, the window TTGCATTTCAAATTAATGCTATTTCGTAGTCATATACTCTGTAGTGGCCAGTTTATATTAAATGTTCTCATGTTTACCATTTTTATGCAAACATGAGCAGTTTGAAGTATGTTCAGgctagttttgcttgaaaacatAGTTGGTACCCCAGTAGAGaaatattcacagggtcaatggaattgaaaatgattgagcGGCATGGctatttgaatgaatgatgcaatcAACAACTGCTGTTTGAAGATAGCAGgtcatgatttgagatttgttcctccTTCAACTCAACCAAACCTGTCAAAGATTTGCAGCTCTGGTGGTGTGTACACTTCCACGGATATTAACTGTCAGTCATAGAGAGTGGCTAAAATGCCGCTGATAATTGAAACAAAGTTCCGcacgtgaaaataaaaaattggaagCAAAAATACATACGTAAGTGACAGATTGATTCAACAGCAATCGGCATCTGATTGAAAGAATCGACCAAACCACGACAGGTTGTCCTATTGATACTGTATACGGTACTTCCTGGCGTATCTCAATAAACTCGATTCTTATCAGTTTTTGCCTTTTTTGCTTTTACGcgtatttttattcagtttttcgattcttttacatgtttttgtttgttgtgCACAGTAAGCATCATTATCGCATCACCACCGTAGCCGAACAATCCGGGTACTCCGAATCATGACCAAATGTaatttatattttcagattACTCGATCTCGGGCGGCCAGTCTCTGGTCTCTTGGAACGCCCATCGTACGCGCATCTTCCTCGATTACACACGTCCATCGAGTACGGGGTCTGCCCCGAAGTTGACGACCTATTTTAGGTTCTCAGTTGGGAATAACTTTAGCTGATCTCGCTTCCGGCATTCGCACTACATGCCCAGCCCATTGTAGTCTGCCATGATTTATCAGCTATGTCAGCATGTTTGTATGCTTGAAACAGTTCGTGGATCATGGCGCCTGTGCTATCTtccattttctgtttttttaatagtaaggtttaaaatgcttcaaaaaccgggcctgtagtgtattagcactgtgtgggactcacgacccACTTTCGTGCTTAACCGTTAAAAACACCCCTCACTCTTTTTTCGCCCTTCAACCCCCATAGAACTACATCAAGGTATCACTTCGGGGCGGGCTCATGcttttttcgcatttttttttttgctcacgagtttccgcagctatctcggagcctcacttgatcCATGAAATGTCTCGATttttgagtcatttagctctcgattcttctcttgcttttcgtctccatctattatgtgagccgtttagctgctgatttcctgagccatttagctcctgtttccgtgagccattcagctcccagccttatcacgatctgcACGGATAAcggcggtgaactcaccctactccgactgagttTCCCGGCGGAGGACCCGAAACCGATACtcgctttcttgagccatttagctcacagctttatcgagatctactcgggTATTATCCGACGATgaaactaccctactccgaTTGAGAGATCCCTGGCGGTGAAATTTCTTTCGGTACAGAActctgtttcgtgagccaattagctcccagccAATTAGAATCGATCCTATTGTGtattcctcggcggtggatttatcccgataccgatgtttgtttttgtgggcCATTTAACTcaccgcttcgtcccgatctgctcgatctagtccccggcggtcgACATACGCGATGGGTCAGCCAgtaggtgccgaggtctgtccagcgattccgggtggagcgtagcttccgtctctctggcgccccaacgacctaTCGATCGGCTGCTGGctgttcgacgcggtctactcgatctagtcctcggcagtggatctagcctactcactagctacccggtagggtgttgaggtcggtccggcgTTTCCGGTGGAGcatggcgtccggttcgctggcgtcccgatgacccgaacccgacgctGCGTTGCGTATTACTGTActggtcctcggcggtggatttaGTATACGCCGGTGGAGAGTTCCGGATTTTTCCCGAACCCGATTTGTTACTTCACGGCGGCCTTCTAGTCGGCGGCGCTgttttgttggtcccttcgccactggctctgcaactcggagagtatactcggcACTACTCTGTTGACCACAACCCAGATATGCtcatcgtggcacatctcttcgacgatattgtcgactaccacaccaggcataccccttcgaacttcttcgaaccacTCCGGCCAAAGGGTGTGacaaagcatgtccaaaccaatGCAGGTAATTCcagaagcatccatgcccggacaaaaattgcatcaaatggaagttcacctgaACATGCTTCCTACGCACCCACGctgatacatttgggatgaatcGGTGGGCCCACCTaactttctccgcgttgtcccattcttgctgccacttagccaacgagtccgctctgaCCAGTTTCTTTGCGTTTTGTGTATTCCTCCGCTGGtaacattccacgtcctcagcggGAGTGATGgcgggaatcatcccggcaaagTCGCACATCGCCTccaacgatatcgttctgtacgcgctctcgtcacgaacagccattaagcGAAACGCGGATCCCGCCCGCAGCCCAGGCCGATACGCCATACTTTAGTATTAAGGATGAGACATCCGCCAGAAGTCGCGCTGCATCTTGCTCCTGCGATGTTCGGCATGTGTTTGCGAATACGTtaattgtcctcgcagccttctcaaatacatagtcgacatggctgatgtaatttaaccgatcgtcgatcatcacacccaggtgcttcagtgcacgcatcgatggaattGAGTGTCCGCCAACGCTGATCACGACACGCgggattttttttcatgttctGACCTACCAGACAGAGGTAGTGTCTTGTGATGAGCCGGCTGCAACTTGGAATCAGCTattcaggtttccacgatgcctattgtctctgtcgTCAACATCTGAACTTCTTCGAaggtctcgccggttatcgtcaggacaatgtcatctgcaaagccgactatcttgactcccctgggcagttctagcattaacactccgttgtacattatgtTCTAAAGcgttactactctactctttttactgttctgacgagtattgaacgcagaattcttctttCAAACACACTGAGCACTCGATAGTCTGCTTCATTCAACGCCATGCCTCATTTCCGTACAGAgtaacagggagtatcagcgatttgtatggagcataGAGCGTCTTTTTATATCGTTATTAGATGTCACTTGCGATCTAAGTTATATGAATTGGTCGCAACCTCGCACCTTACCCCATTTCACTTCAAAACCAACACTTGTTCTCTACCAGAAACCATGTACTTTATCACATCAGAATTTACAATCAGTGCGATTCTCACAACCTCCCTTTTTAAAAGGTACAAATGCCTCGTCCATTGCACTGCGATCAACGAAGCCAAAAGGCATGGGAGTTCTCGTGATGATGGTTCTGCACTTCAGATATTGCATCAGCGTATAATCGAACGCTATGTTAAACAATAGAATATAGAGTGCATCGCTCTGATTCAATCCATCTAACGTCGTAAATGAGTCGGATATCTCTCCGGGTATTTGTACgataaattttggtttttttcaCTAAGTCGGTTTTGTCGGAGAGCAATGTTCATTGTTCATGCATTATCGGTCACAGTAGATTTCGTATCACTGAAATTGCGAAATCCACAAACAGACTGTGTCCGCTATTTATTGCATTTTAAACATTGGGTCCATCGTTGATCGTTGGCGGTTGGCGGCGACAAAGAATTTTGGATAGCAATGTGGTTATTCGATAGTTGCAACAATCCAGTCTATCACCCTTTTGTAGATGGGACGAACTTCTCCTTCCAAGCTTCTTGCATCCGAATCTTCAAAATCACCCAGCAAAGGGCTCTAAGCCAATGCGTCTCCTCAGTATTTGAATAGCTCACATGGCAGCTGATCATTGTCAATGGCTTTATTGTTCCTCAGTCGTCCGATCTCTTTCTGAATCTCGGATAGATGCTATACTGTGAACCTGCCGCGAATCCCATGATGCATGATTGCCCCGTTGAGTCTCTGCGTCCGTACGCAAATCCTCACTTGACGAATTACGTATAACATCGGAGATTTTTTCTGGAGCTTTGAACTTGATGGATTAGATTTTTCGTCCGTGGGTGAGGTGATCCACAGGTGGCCTTATAAGTATCTTTGCGGGATAGGATGCCATAAAAATTCTCGTTCGGATGCCTCCTGTCATTGGTAACGGTGTGCAGACAGTGTCAGTGTACGTCGATGATGTATTAGTTGAGGAAATGACCTTTGATCCTCATTATAAAGTCGGTTTCCGGTTCATTATATGAGTCACCGCTCTGGTACATTGTAGCCGCTCGAttcccgcttttccacaccttttGTCTCGCCACGCGTAAGTTCTTGTATTGCTACGATCCAGAAGCAACGAATTTGTAGCTCATCGTGCAGAGCTCGATCTAATCCTGGAAAGCACAGCGACTAATAGTATGTATATTTGAAACGtcttatttttctttttggATAATAGTTGTTTATATTAAATTGACTAGATCTTCATAAGAATCATAAGAATCAGTACTGTGACCATATTCTGCATAAGCTGATTGGTTTTTCAGGAATATCTAGCACACAATATGGAAACAAAACTGatttttcgtttttgattttcGCGTCATTCTGTATTTCTTCTTTAATGATTAATTCTCACTGGCAATATTGTGTAAACAAATATTGTGAAAATAAGGGCCTGTATTGAAAGACACCTACTTAGTTTTGAAAATATCGCTTTACGACATTAAGGATGTACTTTCCCCCATAAATTAAGTTAACTACAATATCATCTTTGATAGATGATGTAACCGATTCAAGTTTTGAACTAAACTAAACCGGCTATCAAACTTAGGTTCTTGAACTTAACCTGAAATCGGATTTTATTCCGAAATACATACTGCAGTGTCGCGAGAATTCGACGTAGTTACCTTTGTTGATGCAGCTAGTCTGGTGTCTTTCCAGCATTCTTTTAAAAACAACGACATAAGTATCTCAtgcgcagaaaaaaatgttcgcaCATATATTCACGCTTTTCCCAACTACATTAGCAAATATTTAAATATCTCACGagtcattccagttctactgcAGACCACTTCGACACATTCAGGTAACTCCCTCCCACCAACCCGAAAACAGTCACAGCTCACTGTATTCCGTTACTAATCTATTTTTCCCCTTCAAAACCTCCTCAACATTCCAGAGAAACCTCCACTTCCGAAAACATCCGCCACTAGCAGCAGCGCCAGCTCCACCACTATGGAGCGCAAACGTCCTCAGAGTGGTACTAGCACACCGGCCAAGCCACCCACTGCACCGGACAGTGCTAAGAAACATTCGGTAGAGAAGCAACGCGTCAGCAGTGCCCGGGGTACTCCGAAGGCAGCGTCGACACCACTTCAGTCACCCGGGCCGGAAAAGGCCAACCGAAGCATACACGACAGTTTGCAGCAAAAGCAATCGACGCTACCGGTCACTTTGGTGAAGCAAGGATCGTCGGCCAGCGCAAAGAGTACCGAGGAGAAGGTTGAAAATGGAACACCGAAGCAGCCGGTGGAAGCTGTTGTGCAGTCAGAAACCGTTACCACTGTGGTAGAAACTGCTgaaaagcagcagcagcaggagCAAACCATTATAACTGAGATTAAAGTAGAGGAAACACACGTTGAATCGGAGATAGTTGAAAAAATACCACAGGTTCCAAATCAGTTGGAAGTCAGCAATCACGAGGAGAAGCGAGATGAAACAAAGGACACCAATAGTTTAGAACCCGAGCAAAATGGGGACGGTTCAAATGTTGATCTGATGACTGCGTCTATGCATGCGAAGCGCATCTCTACGGAGGAGGAAGCCAAAGCCGCGCTCGCCGAACGTCGCCGGCTGGCTCGCGAGGAAGCCGAGCGCCAAGCCGAACTAGAACGTCAACGAATTGAAGCCGAAGAGGAAGCGGAAAGACAGCGTCAACTCGAGGAAGAGGAACGTCTTCGCATGCTCGAGGAGGAAACGATTCGTTTGGGCGAAGAACAGCGCCGCCTCGAAGAGGAACGCCTGCAGCAGGCTATCGAAGAGGCCAAGAAGCGCGATGAAGAAGAGCGGCTGCGTCGCGAGGAGGAAGCACGCCAGAAGGTGGAGCGGGAGGAGTCCGAACGTAAAGCCCGCGAGGAAGCCGAACGGCAGCGTATCGAAATGGCCGAAAGACTTAAGAAGGAGGAGAAGGAACGCGAGGAACGGAGAAAGCGCGTCGAAGCGATTATGTCGCGGACACGCGCTAAGGGTAGTGCTAACAATACGCCGACTAAGGTGAGtgttttaaaacagttttttttataacCCAGAGAAATTAAAAGATTTCATTTTAATCTATTAATATTTATCGTCTTTAACTATTAATATTTATCGTTGGTTTCATATTGAGATGCTAATTCATAATACCTGTTCACTCTCAACGACAGCAGTCCGACGATAATAGAGAAGATGTCATGAGTAAAAGTGAAATTGTAACATCCAGTGCGACAACAGCGACCAACGTGGACACAACAATGTCGATGACCGAGTCAATGTTGGAATCAGTTAGCCAACAACACCCGGAAGCCGAATCTGTCTCTCAAGTACCGGCCGAGGCAAGTGAAAAGGTTGACCTACTGGCACAAGATGTCCAGACACTGGTACTGGTAGAGGATGGAGATGATCAGAACCAGCAAAATAACAACAATAACAGTAGTTTAAATAATAACCATAACAACAACAGTATGGATACCGCTATCATCACTAACGCTAGCGCCGAGTATGAGCGTTCGGTGACGGAGAAGGAAAACTATCTGCTAGGTAGCTTTAACAACAATTTGAACAGTAACGTTGTCGCCAGCAATGGCGGTGACAGTGATATTGGCAGCAGTCAGCAGCCTTCGTCGCTCGAGTCTAGCTCGACACCCGTGGGAGTCACCACCAATGGCAAATCGACACCGGGTGCGACGACGATCGCCGAGACGACTGAGCTGATCATCGAGGATGCGATCATGAGCGGCCAAACCAACGGTCACAAGAATGGCAGTATTGATAATGTGTTGTAAgtagattgtttttttttctcttataTTAGTAAGCTTCCATGTTTCTCCATGTTTAAAAACCCATGTACTAGAGTGTAATGTCCTTCAAAAGTGTACGTTTATCACAGGGTAGTAAGTGTTCGGAAAGCTTTCCTCGGCAGTTCACAGTCTCTTTATGTTATACCTACGGCGAGTTGCGGCAGGCTTGAAAGTAGTACTGGATCCTTTTTTGAATAGCATTGGATTCATTTCGTACAGAAGAATCTCTCAGATCGTTAGGGTATAATGTTTGTTACAAATTACAGCGTCTATGTAATTGGATACTGATTATGTAATACTAGTACTACGATGGTTCGCTAGCTCATAGGGAACCAGCTATAAATCTCACCTATCCCTAGAGTATGTGTCTGTGTCGCAAACGTTTACAAATATCTTCTGTGCTTACATGAATCCCGATATTAAATTCTAACGTCCACGTTGTGCTCCGATTCTTTTCTAGATTACGTGTTGCGGATATTTAGAGTGCTAAATACAATACATACATTTCGAGTGTAGACAGAAGCGAGAAAGAAAGTGTGTTAACAGAGATCCTAATAATGAGAGATAAATTCTTGAAAGAGAGTACAAAGCATATAGACCAAGCCATTGACGATAGGTACCTATATTCTGTATCGTTAGTTATGTTGTTTGAATTAACTATCATTACGCCAAGCTAATGTCCTTTGTCGTGTGAACCTGTGTAAACCATAAATAATGCGCCCTAAATTAGAAAGGCTAAACAGTTATTAACCATTTACTCCATTCCTTTACATCCACTAAACGCGTAACACCAATTGTCATGTGCTTTTTGATATAATAGTAATAGATTGGATCACGTTAACTCCATCAGCAATGTAGTACTAGATTACTGGTTAAACAGCGTGAGATCTAATCACACTACAATAATAtgaggaaaatttttattttatttctactaCCAAAAAAGACATGCGAATTGAATTTTTCCAGCATCGAAATCTTTATTTCTAGTACTTTTACTGTAATAAATTAACTCCGAATCTAGTACTCAATTTTGCTAATATTATTTGTAGCTCAAGTTTGGAGCTTATAGACCTAGATATAGAAGTAACGCTACAAGTTGTCATCTCaaagtttgttttgttatttctgTTATCATTTCATGTTCGAAATCACTTATCTAATTTCTCCCTTCCCTCGTCTGAGACGGCCTAACTTCAGTACTAGTCCAGCCTGATTAATCCACGGTTTCCCTCCtattttcttatatctactccCAACACTAGTGCGCAAATTCCTTCGGCTGTCGAAGGTTCCCCGAAATTTCTAGTGCATTTTGACACCGGTAGTCATTCCGACGAACTAGCGCTCTCACCAGCAGCCGGTATCGTGGAAAGCAGTGAACATTACCCTCTATTGGAGACGCCCTCCACCAATACCGCAAcgaccgccgccgccgccgctcaGTTGATCGATTTCGGTAGTTTCCAATCGTTGACCGAGGAAGTGCAGCCACAAAGTGCGGCCATCGTCGATCATGATCCGTTCAATTTGAACAATAATAACAACTACAACAACGCCAGCAGTAGTGAAAATCTAATCGATAGCAGTAGTTTTGGTACCTCAAGCTCCCCTACCGCTACCTCCCTGTTTACCGGCAGCGATATCAATATGATCAGTAATAGCAATTTTCTAAACAATAATGCCACGAGGCTAGTCGCAACATCAGACAGTCAAGATAACCGAGGTAAATCGATTTATGTTTGTTttgtcttagttttggaacGCATTCAGGCTTGTACTTTTGACTGCACTGAGAAATTGGCAAACGTCCTGCCGGACGATAGAATGTGTTTGTAGAATACGTTTGCATTTTTCTCATCGTGGTGGTGTGATACTGattttgtttttgtgttgtGTCATATTCTGGGCATTTTGGCTTATAGATATTCTATCGCTTCAAAAGCTTCAGTTCTGCCCATGCACATTTAAAGCGTTCTTTATGTTAGATTTTGTAGTACTAGAATTGCATTTGTGTGACTATGACATATCTATCAGTGACGGTTCTGAAATTGAGATGATTACCAATTCCCAAAGCATATAGGATTTTCATTTCAAACATTCTAGTACTACAACACATCCCGCATACAGGATGGAATTTATACTTCCCACCGCACCGCTATCCTCTTTTTTTGGTAAATAGCTTATCTTATCTGCCTTTCATTTATCGTTTTTTCTTTCAAACCCACTTCGTTTACAACTCAAAACCACAACCATTACCTTCCTACGAACCGCTTATCACATCTACTCACCACTGGAGCTGCACTTCACTATCTTTCACCGTAATTAATATAAAATGTACGCGCACGAACACAAATATCAACAAAACATCGCACaaaacacactcacacacacacacgcacactcgACGAAAAGATCTCGCCTACAAACAATCGGCACTGGTACTGTATGTCATCGCATTTATTTATGGTTGCCTGCTGGCCGCCATCCAAGCAGCAGCTGACTAACGCAGGTTCATCAACAACGGCAACATCCACTGCGATCGGCAGCTGTCGCCTCCACCGTTAACCACCTCTTGAACACCAAACAACGGGTTAGTAGCAGGCAATGAGTGACTATGTCCGGTGTACGTTTGATGATTGTTGGTGTCGTTTTTTGGGTTGATCGGAAGCGGGTCGTGTTCGgagatttatttttgtttttatcttcTTGTTAGTATTTGCGTAATCTAGTAGACTTAAGCTGTTGTCTTCATCGTCCACGGGAAGGGATAAACGATTGAGTTTAAGAGAAATGTTGATGCACTATCTACTTAACGGAATGCAGATGATCTATCAAACTCTTCCATTGGGGTATAAGGGTTATTAAACTCTGGGTAACCGGTTACCGAGAGTAACCTATTTTGTTTAAACTAGAACAATTATAACTGCATACAGTGGGCCGCTCTGCTACTACGGCAAAAAGCGAATGGGACTCAGTCCGCTCTACTCTATGGATGAATGATGGTTTTTACTACTCAGCTCCATCTGTGACCATTAATGCAccatacccaagtaacaattaaagttttatagcacgctacaagtgcgaTTTAAGTTTTATTAGTGATTATAAAACTACCATGTAACCTTAATTGTTGCTAGAATAGTGTACATTGCGGAGACAGCGGAGCTGgatctaaataaaactaaatgATCTAACTGATCACCACTTGACTCTGTTTTCGTGTAGATTAAGGAAGCATACATGGGCAGAAATTAGCATACATTGTTTTCACCTAACACTAAGTCTTACCTAGTCTATGTTATGAATTGGTGTTATTAAAGCTATTTACTAGGATATTCACTAGGTAGATTTAACAATAGCACTAGCAAAAGGAGTAGATTTATGCCTTTAACGTAGAAATTGAGTTTAAGCAATAGTTCAGTTCACTTTTGATTTTTGTATAGCAGTATGGTATAATATAGAGTAGATTTATGATAGCGATTTGTTTATGTTTACGTCCTTCAGGGTGCTTCCGATCCTCTCATCAGGTCGGGTGCGGCGGGTAGTAGAGCATTATTTAGTAGGGGCATGGTCCCCTCCCCCTCCCGGAATGTGCGAAGGATTACGTGATAGCGCATTCGCATACAACACCAACGTCGAGTACTGCTAGAGATACTGGAGAGTGTTTTCGTAGATCCCGCCAGGTGCTGTTTGTACGGTTGCCCGCCGTACCTGTTCGTCGGGTGTCTATTGCATAGCAATAGACCTTTAGGCCAGCAGTTACGTTCGAACTTTGAGTCGACGATTATTACGATATCGCCAACCGTAGCAAGCTTCGACAGAGTGAACCACTAGGTTTTTCGTGTGATCGTAGGCAGATGGTCATGGACCCATTGCTTCCAGAACCTGTCTGTCATGACCTGTGACTGAATCCAATGGTTCTTTCTGTGCACATGGCTGCTATCGAAGGGAATTCACATCAAACCGATCTGCAAACGGTTTTGTACTGGAACGGGCGATATGTCGTCATCTATGGGAATGTTAATCAGTGGTCATGAGTTGACGACGTTCTCGACTTCAATGAAGGTATTTTGCAACATTTTGTCGGTGGGTAGACAGGGCTGAAGCTTAACCAAGTTTGACCTCACAATCAGTCCCATGCTCCTCCCATATGTGACGAAACCGGTAGGTTGAAAACCCAATGAGTGCGGCTTgatgtaaagggcgaacacgaaattattgcgacacattcaacagagcataacttttttaccattgggtaaaaatcaaccaaattttgcacactttctcattgatgtgtattgtttacatgctgtcaaactcgaagtcgtgtttttcgattcaacgaaaatggaggtgaaccaacgcgagtcgagagaacaaattctttccaaacacttggaatttcctgacctgtcgcaccggcagttgggaaaaatgttgaacattcaccattcaaccgtctccagagtgttgaagcggttccaggagcggttgacgttggaccacggcaaaggagctggaagaaaaccgggaccggagaacaaaaagacggagggtaaaggtgaagcggatgattaaagcaaatcccaacgtctcaagccgtgatttggttAAAAACAttggcatgtcgcagagctacgtccagaatgcaaagaagagagctggactacatacatacaaggtacagaacttcccaaaccgcgatgagcggcaacaatcgacggctaaaactcgggcacggaagctctacgagaagatgctgacaaaatatggctgctgtgtgatagacgacgaaacgtatataaaagccgattttaagcaaattccggggttggagtttttcaccggcaagagcaagttctatgtggacgacaaatttaagaagaagaaaatgtcgaagttcgcctccaaatatctcaggccatctgctcttgcggactgagtgagcctttcgtgacaaaaggcacagtaaatggcgagatctacaaatctgagtgcctcga encodes:
- the LOC131695733 gene encoding ensconsin-like isoform X3, giving the protein MGTDMMGMANELDRIPSTTLAALRGILVKSLSRENLSLTDQQLLVYRKDRHVSFNVAGNRDANVQKQTRPSSANKGWCQFDDCEEQQKEREERIKQIKERQNEERQRKLEELKAQALAAQKFREQKEEERRRRMEDLRRRENDRRSQVEERRRAIQEADNERRQYILQKNQERDQRMETKRRNERSSIQFAFGSSTPRMIESGDSGMSSSFWTNRRATSITNVAYTGAPLTRRSSERELTDGSSKKRATSASGLDRSTDDMRRMSSSMYEVFNWAQTSECPKKLTLSLAGTGINIDEPPSSAERAAAAAIGGATRRDDSADMSYQRTVNRRKTDLMPTIPSPRDSSRSSLGTHTPRTPGRAFSMTRLDQLAQPRRRNGEHISAIVERERRQAMELENLTRLSLSSSRSSPTADGSAKRMSRSMSQLASSSSAAKYRNQSQERHSGGRPGRKSSFNSSLLGETLMMNRSDTSKSMSQLNTAGRVPRITKTERLRQQVREQLNGSAQMTTTMMLSMSTTATGLRSGEITPNSLNASRPGSAMSSSTTASGIVYRRSIPASLSTPRKPRPFSIAVTGVSAGVKEEKPPLPKTSATSSSASSTTMERKRPQSGTSTPAKPPTAPDSAKKHSVEKQRVSSARGTPKAASTPLQSPGPEKANRSIHDSLQQKQSTLPVTLVKQGSSASAKSTEEKVENGTPKQPVEAVVQSETVTTVVETAEKQQQQEQTIITEIKVEETHVESEIVEKIPQVPNQLEVSNHEEKRDETKDTNSLEPEQNGDGSNVDLMTASMHAKRISTEEEAKAALAERRRLAREEAERQAELERQRIEAEEEAERQRQLEEEERLRMLEEETIRLGEEQRRLEEERLQQAIEEAKKRDEEERLRREEEARQKVEREESERKAREEAERQRIEMAERLKKEEKEREERRKRVEAIMSRTRAKGSANNTPTKQSDDNREDVMSKSEIVTSSATTATNVDTTMSMTESMLESVSQQHPEAESVSQVPAEASEKVDLLAQDVQTLVLVEDGDDQNQQNNNNNSSLNNNHNNNSMDTAIITNASAEYERSVTEKENYLLGSFNNNLNSNVVASNGGDSDIGSSQQPSSLESSSTPVGVTTNGKSTPGATTIAETTELIIEDAIMSGQTNGHKNGSIDNVFAQIPSAVEGSPKFLVHFDTGSHSDELALSPAAGIVESSEHYPLLETPSTNTATTAAAAAQLIDFGSFQSLTEEVQPQSAAIVDHDPFNLNNNNNYNNASSSENLIDSSSFGTSSSPTATSLFTGSDINMISNSNFLNNNATRLVATSDSQDNRDLSLL
- the LOC131695733 gene encoding ensconsin-like isoform X5, which gives rise to MGTDMMGMANELDRIPSTTLAALRGILVKSLSRENLSLTDQQLLVYRKDRHVSFNVAGNRDANVQKQTRPSSANKDNRPHSVAHTLHWFACVGEDYDINGFNNEEEQQKEREERIKQIKERQNEERQRKLEELKAQALAAQKFREQKEEERRRRMEDLRRRENDRRSQVEERRRAIQEADNERRQYILQKNQERDQRMETKRRNERSSIQFAFGSSTPRMIESGDSGMSSSFWTNRRATSITNVAYTGAPLTRRSSERELTDGSSKKRATSASGLDRSTDDDSADMSYQRTVNRRKTDLMPTIPSPRDSSRSSLGTHTPRTPGRAFSMTRLDQLAQPRRRNGEHISAIVERERRQAMELENLTRLSLSSSRSSPTADGSAKRMSRSMSQLASSSSAAKYRNQSQERHSGGRPGRKSSFNSSLLGETLMMNRSDTSKSMSQLNTAGRVPRITKTERLRQQVREQLNGSAQMTTTMMLSMSTTATGLRSGEITPNSLNASRPGSAMSSSTTASGIVYRRSIPASLSTPRKPRPFSIAVTGVSAGVKEEKPPLPKTSATSSSASSTTMERKRPQSGTSTPAKPPTAPDSAKKHSVEKQRVSSARGTPKAASTPLQSPGPEKANRSIHDSLQQKQSTLPVTLVKQGSSASAKSTEEKVENGTPKQPVEAVVQSETVTTVVETAEKQQQQEQTIITEIKVEETHVESEIVEKIPQVPNQLEVSNHEEKRDETKDTNSLEPEQNGDGSNVDLMTASMHAKRISTEEEAKAALAERRRLAREEAERQAELERQRIEAEEEAERQRQLEEEERLRMLEEETIRLGEEQRRLEEERLQQAIEEAKKRDEEERLRREEEARQKVEREESERKAREEAERQRIEMAERLKKEEKEREERRKRVEAIMSRTRAKGSANNTPTKQSDDNREDVMSKSEIVTSSATTATNVDTTMSMTESMLESVSQQHPEAESVSQVPAEASEKVDLLAQDVQTLVLVEDGDDQNQQNNNNNSSLNNNHNNNSMDTAIITNASAEYERSVTEKENYLLGSFNNNLNSNVVASNGGDSDIGSSQQPSSLESSSTPVGVTTNGKSTPGATTIAETTELIIEDAIMSGQTNGHKNGSIDNVFAQIPSAVEGSPKFLVHFDTGSHSDELALSPAAGIVESSEHYPLLETPSTNTATTAAAAAQLIDFGSFQSLTEEVQPQSAAIVDHDPFNLNNNNNYNNASSSENLIDSSSFGTSSSPTATSLFTGSDINMISNSNFLNNNATRLVATSDSQDNRDLSLL